In a single window of the Elaeis guineensis isolate ETL-2024a chromosome 6, EG11, whole genome shotgun sequence genome:
- the LOC105032028 gene encoding transcription factor PIF4 isoform X11 — MNHYVPHWNLEDETTSFGGLPATNQKKTIWPDNELVELLWQDGRVIMHSQTHRKSPPTVGEFKQAQKAEPASKCRGALGNSSNLSQEDETASWFQHSLDDSLEKEFSEFFCETPNVDAIGSSKMTKDVTEEGERSTNFGANEETNVFAASDPKQSRICFKENTMPPPKSHIIASTQQASCLANSNLVNFSHFTRPRPVMADVGSLNGQLGKESGKRIRAGAVESTSTMTIASSICESNQIQAQADPSHTISSDAAGVVVRGLKEDAQMTSLSERTRTNTYEATVTSSSGGSGCSFGRTGQQSAINQSHKRKGRDAEEYESQSEEADYEYVEANKLAQRSALPRRSRSAEVHNLSERRRRDRINEKMKALQELIPHCNKLLYSRNIGHRHDVIKFVITDKASMLDEAIEYLKSLQLQVQIMWMGSGMAPMMFPAVQQCMSRIGMGVGHASMPSMHGPVQLPRVPFLNQSIASASTAHQTPLCLSTALNALNFPNQMQNIHLPGSYAPYLGFHHMQASSQQNPTTAVPSSSIFPTAGEVPAENNQNNKSDFRPMFGIL, encoded by the exons ATGAATCACTATGTTCCTCATTGGAACTTGGAAGATGAGACAACATCTTTCGGAGGACTTCCAGCGACAAATCAGAAAAAAACTATCTG GCCGGACAATGAGCTTGTAGAGCTCTTGTGGCAAGATGGGCGTGTAATCATGCACAGTCAGACTCATCGGAAATCCCCTCCCACCGTCGGTGAATTTAAACAAGCTCAGAAGGCTGAGCCAGCATCAAAATGCAGGGGGGCTCTCGGGAATTCGAGCAATTTGAGTCAAGAAGATGAAACTGCCTCATGGTTCCAACACTCTCTCGATGATTCGCTAGAAAAAGAGTTCTCAGAATTCTTTTGCGAAACGCCAAATGTAGATGCCATTGGTAGCAGCAAGATGACTAAAGATGTCActgaagagggagagagatccaCAAACTTTGGTGCGAATGAGGAAACGAATGTGTTTGCTGCTTCTGATCCCAAGCAATCCAGGATTTGTTTCAAGGAAAACACAATGCCACCTCCTAAATCCCACATTATTGCTTCTACCCAGCAGGCTTCTTGTTTGGCAAATAGCAATCTCGTAAATTTTTCACACTTCACAAGGCCACGGCCGGTGATGGCTGATGTGGGATCATTAAATGGGCAGCTGGGGAAGGAATCAGGGAAGAGAATTCGGGCAGGGGCGGTAGAGTCCACCTCGACGATGACCATTGCATCAAGTATCTGTGAGAGCAACCAGATTCAAGCTCAGGCTGATCCAAGCCATACTATAAGCAGTGATGCTGCAGGAGTTGTTGTAAGAGGTCTGAAGGAGGACGCCCAGATGACATCACTATCTGAGAGAACACGAACGAACACGTATGAAGCTACTGTGACTTCATCATCAGGTGGGTCTGGTTGTAGCTTTGGAAGAACAGGACAGCAGAGTGCCATCAATCAGAGccacaaaagaaagggaagaGATGCAGAGGAATATGAAAGCCAGAGCGAG GAGGCTGACTATGAGTATGTCGAGGCAAACAAGCTAGCGCAGCGGTCTGCATTGCCACGAAGAAGCCGTTCTGCTGAAGTCCACAATCTCTCCGAGAGG AGAAGAAGGGACAGAATAAATGAAAAGATGAAGGCACTACAAGAGCTCATACCTCATTGCAACAAG CTACTTTATTCTCGGAACATCGGACATCGTCATGATGTAATCAAGTTTGTAATA ACAGACAAAGCATCGATGCTAGATGAGGCAATTGAGTACTTGAAGTCCCTTCAACTGCAAGTTCAG ATAATGTGGATGGGAAGTGGCATGGCACCAATGATGTTTCCTGCTGTCCAACAATGCATGTCACGCATCGGTATGGGAGTGGGTCATGCTTCTATGCCCTCTATGCATGGTCCAGTCCAATTGCCAAGAGTCCCATTTCTCAATCAGTCTATAGCCTCGGCTTCGACGGCACACCAGACACCGCTCTGCCTATCAACGGCCTTGAATGCATTGAACTTTCCAAATCAGATGCAGAATATCCATCTTCCTGGTTCGTATGCCCCATACCTTGGCTTCCATCACATGCAAGCATCCTCTCAG CAGAATCCGACAACAGCAGTGCCGAGCAGCAGCATCtttcctactgctggagaagttcCCGCTGAGAATAATCAAAATAACAAATCTG attttcgtCCTATGTTTGGGATCCTTTAA
- the LOC105032028 gene encoding transcription factor PIF4 isoform X13 — protein sequence MNHYVPHWNLEDETTSFGGLPATNQKKTIWPDNELVELLWQDGRVIMHSQTHRKSPPTVGEFKQAQKAEPASKCRGALGNSSNLSQEDETASWFQHSLDDSLEKEFSEFFCETPNVDAIGSSKMTKDVTEEGERSTNFGANEETNVFAASDPKQSRICFKENTMPPPKSHIIASTQQASCLANSNLVNFSHFTRPRPVMADVGSLNGQLGKESGKRIRAGAVESTSTMTIASSICESNQIQAQADPSHTISSDAAGVVVRGLKEDAQMTSLSERTRTNTYEATVTSSSGGSGCSFGRTGQQSAINQSHKRKGRDAEEYESQSEEADYEYVEANKLAQRSALPRRSRSAEVHNLSERRRRDRINEKMKALQELIPHCNKLLYSRNIGHRHDVIKFVITDKASMLDEAIEYLKSLQLQVQIMWMGSGMAPMMFPAVQQCMSRIGMGVGHASMPSMHGPVQLPRVPFLNQSIASASTAHQTPLCLSTALNALNFPNQMQNIHLPGSYAPYLGFHHMQASSQNPTTAVPSSSIFPTAGEVPAENNQNNKSDFRPMFGIL from the exons ATGAATCACTATGTTCCTCATTGGAACTTGGAAGATGAGACAACATCTTTCGGAGGACTTCCAGCGACAAATCAGAAAAAAACTATCTG GCCGGACAATGAGCTTGTAGAGCTCTTGTGGCAAGATGGGCGTGTAATCATGCACAGTCAGACTCATCGGAAATCCCCTCCCACCGTCGGTGAATTTAAACAAGCTCAGAAGGCTGAGCCAGCATCAAAATGCAGGGGGGCTCTCGGGAATTCGAGCAATTTGAGTCAAGAAGATGAAACTGCCTCATGGTTCCAACACTCTCTCGATGATTCGCTAGAAAAAGAGTTCTCAGAATTCTTTTGCGAAACGCCAAATGTAGATGCCATTGGTAGCAGCAAGATGACTAAAGATGTCActgaagagggagagagatccaCAAACTTTGGTGCGAATGAGGAAACGAATGTGTTTGCTGCTTCTGATCCCAAGCAATCCAGGATTTGTTTCAAGGAAAACACAATGCCACCTCCTAAATCCCACATTATTGCTTCTACCCAGCAGGCTTCTTGTTTGGCAAATAGCAATCTCGTAAATTTTTCACACTTCACAAGGCCACGGCCGGTGATGGCTGATGTGGGATCATTAAATGGGCAGCTGGGGAAGGAATCAGGGAAGAGAATTCGGGCAGGGGCGGTAGAGTCCACCTCGACGATGACCATTGCATCAAGTATCTGTGAGAGCAACCAGATTCAAGCTCAGGCTGATCCAAGCCATACTATAAGCAGTGATGCTGCAGGAGTTGTTGTAAGAGGTCTGAAGGAGGACGCCCAGATGACATCACTATCTGAGAGAACACGAACGAACACGTATGAAGCTACTGTGACTTCATCATCAGGTGGGTCTGGTTGTAGCTTTGGAAGAACAGGACAGCAGAGTGCCATCAATCAGAGccacaaaagaaagggaagaGATGCAGAGGAATATGAAAGCCAGAGCGAG GAGGCTGACTATGAGTATGTCGAGGCAAACAAGCTAGCGCAGCGGTCTGCATTGCCACGAAGAAGCCGTTCTGCTGAAGTCCACAATCTCTCCGAGAGG AGAAGAAGGGACAGAATAAATGAAAAGATGAAGGCACTACAAGAGCTCATACCTCATTGCAACAAG CTACTTTATTCTCGGAACATCGGACATCGTCATGATGTAATCAAGTTTGTAATA ACAGACAAAGCATCGATGCTAGATGAGGCAATTGAGTACTTGAAGTCCCTTCAACTGCAAGTTCAG ATAATGTGGATGGGAAGTGGCATGGCACCAATGATGTTTCCTGCTGTCCAACAATGCATGTCACGCATCGGTATGGGAGTGGGTCATGCTTCTATGCCCTCTATGCATGGTCCAGTCCAATTGCCAAGAGTCCCATTTCTCAATCAGTCTATAGCCTCGGCTTCGACGGCACACCAGACACCGCTCTGCCTATCAACGGCCTTGAATGCATTGAACTTTCCAAATCAGATGCAGAATATCCATCTTCCTGGTTCGTATGCCCCATACCTTGGCTTCCATCACATGCAAGCATCCTCTCAG AATCCGACAACAGCAGTGCCGAGCAGCAGCATCtttcctactgctggagaagttcCCGCTGAGAATAATCAAAATAACAAATCTG attttcgtCCTATGTTTGGGATCCTTTAA
- the LOC105032028 gene encoding transcription factor PIF4 isoform X2, translating to MNHYVPHWNLEDETTSFGGLPATNQKKTIWPDNELVELLWQDGRVIMHSQTHRKSPPTVGEFKQAQKAEPASKCRGALGNSSNLSQEDETASWFQHSLDDSLEKEFSEFFCETPNVDAIGSSKMTKDVTEEGERSTNFGANEETNVFAASDPKQSRICFKENTMPPPKSHIIASTQQASCLANSNLVNFSHFTRPRPVMADVGSLNGQLGKESGKRIRAGAVESTSTMTIASSICESNQIQAQADPSHTISSDAAGVVVRGLKEDAQMTSLSERTRTNTYEATVTSSSGGSGCSFGRTGQQSAINQSHKRKGRDAEEYESQSEEADYEYVEANKLAQRSALPRRSRSAEVHNLSERRRRDRINEKMKALQELIPHCNKLLYSRNIGHRHDVIKFVITDKASMLDEAIEYLKSLQLQVQIMWMGSGMAPMMFPAVQQCMSRIGMGVGHASMPSMHGPVQLPRVPFLNQSIASASTAHQTPLCLSTALNALNFPNQMQNIHLPGSYAPYLGFHHMQASSQEMNCCTYGSHMVQQNPTTAVPSSSIFPTAGEVPAENNQNNKSDFRPMFGIL from the exons ATGAATCACTATGTTCCTCATTGGAACTTGGAAGATGAGACAACATCTTTCGGAGGACTTCCAGCGACAAATCAGAAAAAAACTATCTG GCCGGACAATGAGCTTGTAGAGCTCTTGTGGCAAGATGGGCGTGTAATCATGCACAGTCAGACTCATCGGAAATCCCCTCCCACCGTCGGTGAATTTAAACAAGCTCAGAAGGCTGAGCCAGCATCAAAATGCAGGGGGGCTCTCGGGAATTCGAGCAATTTGAGTCAAGAAGATGAAACTGCCTCATGGTTCCAACACTCTCTCGATGATTCGCTAGAAAAAGAGTTCTCAGAATTCTTTTGCGAAACGCCAAATGTAGATGCCATTGGTAGCAGCAAGATGACTAAAGATGTCActgaagagggagagagatccaCAAACTTTGGTGCGAATGAGGAAACGAATGTGTTTGCTGCTTCTGATCCCAAGCAATCCAGGATTTGTTTCAAGGAAAACACAATGCCACCTCCTAAATCCCACATTATTGCTTCTACCCAGCAGGCTTCTTGTTTGGCAAATAGCAATCTCGTAAATTTTTCACACTTCACAAGGCCACGGCCGGTGATGGCTGATGTGGGATCATTAAATGGGCAGCTGGGGAAGGAATCAGGGAAGAGAATTCGGGCAGGGGCGGTAGAGTCCACCTCGACGATGACCATTGCATCAAGTATCTGTGAGAGCAACCAGATTCAAGCTCAGGCTGATCCAAGCCATACTATAAGCAGTGATGCTGCAGGAGTTGTTGTAAGAGGTCTGAAGGAGGACGCCCAGATGACATCACTATCTGAGAGAACACGAACGAACACGTATGAAGCTACTGTGACTTCATCATCAGGTGGGTCTGGTTGTAGCTTTGGAAGAACAGGACAGCAGAGTGCCATCAATCAGAGccacaaaagaaagggaagaGATGCAGAGGAATATGAAAGCCAGAGCGAG GAGGCTGACTATGAGTATGTCGAGGCAAACAAGCTAGCGCAGCGGTCTGCATTGCCACGAAGAAGCCGTTCTGCTGAAGTCCACAATCTCTCCGAGAGG AGAAGAAGGGACAGAATAAATGAAAAGATGAAGGCACTACAAGAGCTCATACCTCATTGCAACAAG CTACTTTATTCTCGGAACATCGGACATCGTCATGATGTAATCAAGTTTGTAATA ACAGACAAAGCATCGATGCTAGATGAGGCAATTGAGTACTTGAAGTCCCTTCAACTGCAAGTTCAG ATAATGTGGATGGGAAGTGGCATGGCACCAATGATGTTTCCTGCTGTCCAACAATGCATGTCACGCATCGGTATGGGAGTGGGTCATGCTTCTATGCCCTCTATGCATGGTCCAGTCCAATTGCCAAGAGTCCCATTTCTCAATCAGTCTATAGCCTCGGCTTCGACGGCACACCAGACACCGCTCTGCCTATCAACGGCCTTGAATGCATTGAACTTTCCAAATCAGATGCAGAATATCCATCTTCCTGGTTCGTATGCCCCATACCTTGGCTTCCATCACATGCAAGCATCCTCTCAG GAAATGAATTGTTGTACCTATGGATCTCACATGGTGCAGCAGAATCCGACAACAGCAGTGCCGAGCAGCAGCATCtttcctactgctggagaagttcCCGCTGAGAATAATCAAAATAACAAATCTG attttcgtCCTATGTTTGGGATCCTTTAA
- the LOC105032028 gene encoding transcription factor PIF4 isoform X9, whose amino-acid sequence MNHYVPHWNLEDETTSFGGLPATNQKKTIWPDNELVELLWQDGRVIMHSQTHRKSPPTVGEFKQAQKAEPASKCRGALGNSSNLSQEDETASWFQHSLDDSLEKEFSEFFCETPNVDAIGSSKMTKDVTEEGERSTNFGANEETNVFAASDPKQSRICFKENTMPPPKSHIIASTQQASCLANSNLVNFSHFTRPRPVMADVGSLNGQLGKESGKRIRAGAVESTSTMTIASSICESNQIQAQADPSHTISSDAAGVVVRGLKEDAQMTSLSERTRTNTYEATVTSSSGGSGCSFGRTGQQSAINQSHKRKGRDAEEYESQSEEADYEYVEANKLAQRSALPRRSRSAEVHNLSERRRRDRINEKMKALQELIPHCNKLLYSRNIGHRHDVIKFVITDKASMLDEAIEYLKSLQLQVQIMWMGSGMAPMMFPAVQQCMSRIGMGVGHASMPSMHGPVQLPRVPFLNQSIASASTAHQTPLCLSTALNALNFPNQMQNIHLPGSYAPYLGFHHMQASSQEMNCCTYGSHMVQQNPTTAVPSSSIFPTAGEVPAENNQNNKSG is encoded by the exons ATGAATCACTATGTTCCTCATTGGAACTTGGAAGATGAGACAACATCTTTCGGAGGACTTCCAGCGACAAATCAGAAAAAAACTATCTG GCCGGACAATGAGCTTGTAGAGCTCTTGTGGCAAGATGGGCGTGTAATCATGCACAGTCAGACTCATCGGAAATCCCCTCCCACCGTCGGTGAATTTAAACAAGCTCAGAAGGCTGAGCCAGCATCAAAATGCAGGGGGGCTCTCGGGAATTCGAGCAATTTGAGTCAAGAAGATGAAACTGCCTCATGGTTCCAACACTCTCTCGATGATTCGCTAGAAAAAGAGTTCTCAGAATTCTTTTGCGAAACGCCAAATGTAGATGCCATTGGTAGCAGCAAGATGACTAAAGATGTCActgaagagggagagagatccaCAAACTTTGGTGCGAATGAGGAAACGAATGTGTTTGCTGCTTCTGATCCCAAGCAATCCAGGATTTGTTTCAAGGAAAACACAATGCCACCTCCTAAATCCCACATTATTGCTTCTACCCAGCAGGCTTCTTGTTTGGCAAATAGCAATCTCGTAAATTTTTCACACTTCACAAGGCCACGGCCGGTGATGGCTGATGTGGGATCATTAAATGGGCAGCTGGGGAAGGAATCAGGGAAGAGAATTCGGGCAGGGGCGGTAGAGTCCACCTCGACGATGACCATTGCATCAAGTATCTGTGAGAGCAACCAGATTCAAGCTCAGGCTGATCCAAGCCATACTATAAGCAGTGATGCTGCAGGAGTTGTTGTAAGAGGTCTGAAGGAGGACGCCCAGATGACATCACTATCTGAGAGAACACGAACGAACACGTATGAAGCTACTGTGACTTCATCATCAGGTGGGTCTGGTTGTAGCTTTGGAAGAACAGGACAGCAGAGTGCCATCAATCAGAGccacaaaagaaagggaagaGATGCAGAGGAATATGAAAGCCAGAGCGAG GAGGCTGACTATGAGTATGTCGAGGCAAACAAGCTAGCGCAGCGGTCTGCATTGCCACGAAGAAGCCGTTCTGCTGAAGTCCACAATCTCTCCGAGAGG AGAAGAAGGGACAGAATAAATGAAAAGATGAAGGCACTACAAGAGCTCATACCTCATTGCAACAAG CTACTTTATTCTCGGAACATCGGACATCGTCATGATGTAATCAAGTTTGTAATA ACAGACAAAGCATCGATGCTAGATGAGGCAATTGAGTACTTGAAGTCCCTTCAACTGCAAGTTCAG ATAATGTGGATGGGAAGTGGCATGGCACCAATGATGTTTCCTGCTGTCCAACAATGCATGTCACGCATCGGTATGGGAGTGGGTCATGCTTCTATGCCCTCTATGCATGGTCCAGTCCAATTGCCAAGAGTCCCATTTCTCAATCAGTCTATAGCCTCGGCTTCGACGGCACACCAGACACCGCTCTGCCTATCAACGGCCTTGAATGCATTGAACTTTCCAAATCAGATGCAGAATATCCATCTTCCTGGTTCGTATGCCCCATACCTTGGCTTCCATCACATGCAAGCATCCTCTCAG GAAATGAATTGTTGTACCTATGGATCTCACATGGTGCAGCAGAATCCGACAACAGCAGTGCCGAGCAGCAGCATCtttcctactgctggagaagttcCCGCTGAGAATAATCAAAATAACAAATCTG GCTAG
- the LOC105032028 gene encoding transcription factor PIF4 isoform X16 — protein MNHYVPHWNLEDETTSFGGLPATNQKKTIWPDNELVELLWQDGRVIMHSQTHRKSPPTVGEFKQAQKAEPASKCRGALGNSSNLSQEDETASWFQHSLDDSLEKEFSEFFCETPNVDAIGSSKMTKDVTEEGERSTNFGANEETNVFAASDPKQSRICFKENTMPPPKSHIIASTQQASCLANSNLVNFSHFTRPRPVMADVGSLNGQLGKESGKRIRAGAVESTSTMTIASSICESNQIQAQADPSHTISSDAAGVVVRGLKEDAQMTSLSERTRTNTYEATVTSSSGGSGCSFGRTGQQSAINQSHKRKGRDAEEYESQSEEADYEYVEANKLAQRSALPRRSRSAEVHNLSERRRRDRINEKMKALQELIPHCNKLLYSRNIGHRHDVIKFVITDKASMLDEAIEYLKSLQLQVQIMWMGSGMAPMMFPAVQQCMSRIGMGVGHASMPSMHGPVQLPRVPFLNQSIASASTAHQTPLCLSTALNALNFPNQMQNIHLPGSYAPYLGFHHMQASSQNPTTAVPSSSIFPTAGEVPAENNQNNKSAGNLVRL, from the exons ATGAATCACTATGTTCCTCATTGGAACTTGGAAGATGAGACAACATCTTTCGGAGGACTTCCAGCGACAAATCAGAAAAAAACTATCTG GCCGGACAATGAGCTTGTAGAGCTCTTGTGGCAAGATGGGCGTGTAATCATGCACAGTCAGACTCATCGGAAATCCCCTCCCACCGTCGGTGAATTTAAACAAGCTCAGAAGGCTGAGCCAGCATCAAAATGCAGGGGGGCTCTCGGGAATTCGAGCAATTTGAGTCAAGAAGATGAAACTGCCTCATGGTTCCAACACTCTCTCGATGATTCGCTAGAAAAAGAGTTCTCAGAATTCTTTTGCGAAACGCCAAATGTAGATGCCATTGGTAGCAGCAAGATGACTAAAGATGTCActgaagagggagagagatccaCAAACTTTGGTGCGAATGAGGAAACGAATGTGTTTGCTGCTTCTGATCCCAAGCAATCCAGGATTTGTTTCAAGGAAAACACAATGCCACCTCCTAAATCCCACATTATTGCTTCTACCCAGCAGGCTTCTTGTTTGGCAAATAGCAATCTCGTAAATTTTTCACACTTCACAAGGCCACGGCCGGTGATGGCTGATGTGGGATCATTAAATGGGCAGCTGGGGAAGGAATCAGGGAAGAGAATTCGGGCAGGGGCGGTAGAGTCCACCTCGACGATGACCATTGCATCAAGTATCTGTGAGAGCAACCAGATTCAAGCTCAGGCTGATCCAAGCCATACTATAAGCAGTGATGCTGCAGGAGTTGTTGTAAGAGGTCTGAAGGAGGACGCCCAGATGACATCACTATCTGAGAGAACACGAACGAACACGTATGAAGCTACTGTGACTTCATCATCAGGTGGGTCTGGTTGTAGCTTTGGAAGAACAGGACAGCAGAGTGCCATCAATCAGAGccacaaaagaaagggaagaGATGCAGAGGAATATGAAAGCCAGAGCGAG GAGGCTGACTATGAGTATGTCGAGGCAAACAAGCTAGCGCAGCGGTCTGCATTGCCACGAAGAAGCCGTTCTGCTGAAGTCCACAATCTCTCCGAGAGG AGAAGAAGGGACAGAATAAATGAAAAGATGAAGGCACTACAAGAGCTCATACCTCATTGCAACAAG CTACTTTATTCTCGGAACATCGGACATCGTCATGATGTAATCAAGTTTGTAATA ACAGACAAAGCATCGATGCTAGATGAGGCAATTGAGTACTTGAAGTCCCTTCAACTGCAAGTTCAG ATAATGTGGATGGGAAGTGGCATGGCACCAATGATGTTTCCTGCTGTCCAACAATGCATGTCACGCATCGGTATGGGAGTGGGTCATGCTTCTATGCCCTCTATGCATGGTCCAGTCCAATTGCCAAGAGTCCCATTTCTCAATCAGTCTATAGCCTCGGCTTCGACGGCACACCAGACACCGCTCTGCCTATCAACGGCCTTGAATGCATTGAACTTTCCAAATCAGATGCAGAATATCCATCTTCCTGGTTCGTATGCCCCATACCTTGGCTTCCATCACATGCAAGCATCCTCTCAG AATCCGACAACAGCAGTGCCGAGCAGCAGCATCtttcctactgctggagaagttcCCGCTGAGAATAATCAAAATAACAAATCTG CGGGAAATCTGGTCAGATTGTGA
- the LOC105032028 gene encoding transcription factor PIF4 isoform X4 has protein sequence MNHYVPHWNLEDETTSFGGLPATNQKKTIWPDNELVELLWQDGRVIMHSQTHRKSPPTVGEFKQAQKAEPASKCRGALGNSSNLSQEDETASWFQHSLDDSLEKEFSEFFCETPNVDAIGSSKMTKDVTEEGERSTNFGANEETNVFAASDPKQSRICFKENTMPPPKSHIIASTQQASCLANSNLVNFSHFTRPRPVMADVGSLNGQLGKESGKRIRAGAVESTSTMTIASSICESNQIQAQADPSHTISSDAAGVVVRGLKEDAQMTSLSERTRTNTYEATVTSSSGGSGCSFGRTGQQSAINQSHKRKGRDAEEYESQSEEADYEYVEANKLAQRSALPRRSRSAEVHNLSERRRRDRINEKMKALQELIPHCNKLLYSRNIGHRHDVIKFVITDKASMLDEAIEYLKSLQLQVQIMWMGSGMAPMMFPAVQQCMSRIGMGVGHASMPSMHGPVQLPRVPFLNQSIASASTAHQTPLCLSTALNALNFPNQMQNIHLPGSYAPYLGFHHMQASSQEMNCCTYGSHMVQQNPTTAVPSSSIFPTAGEVPAENNQNNKSAGNLVRL, from the exons ATGAATCACTATGTTCCTCATTGGAACTTGGAAGATGAGACAACATCTTTCGGAGGACTTCCAGCGACAAATCAGAAAAAAACTATCTG GCCGGACAATGAGCTTGTAGAGCTCTTGTGGCAAGATGGGCGTGTAATCATGCACAGTCAGACTCATCGGAAATCCCCTCCCACCGTCGGTGAATTTAAACAAGCTCAGAAGGCTGAGCCAGCATCAAAATGCAGGGGGGCTCTCGGGAATTCGAGCAATTTGAGTCAAGAAGATGAAACTGCCTCATGGTTCCAACACTCTCTCGATGATTCGCTAGAAAAAGAGTTCTCAGAATTCTTTTGCGAAACGCCAAATGTAGATGCCATTGGTAGCAGCAAGATGACTAAAGATGTCActgaagagggagagagatccaCAAACTTTGGTGCGAATGAGGAAACGAATGTGTTTGCTGCTTCTGATCCCAAGCAATCCAGGATTTGTTTCAAGGAAAACACAATGCCACCTCCTAAATCCCACATTATTGCTTCTACCCAGCAGGCTTCTTGTTTGGCAAATAGCAATCTCGTAAATTTTTCACACTTCACAAGGCCACGGCCGGTGATGGCTGATGTGGGATCATTAAATGGGCAGCTGGGGAAGGAATCAGGGAAGAGAATTCGGGCAGGGGCGGTAGAGTCCACCTCGACGATGACCATTGCATCAAGTATCTGTGAGAGCAACCAGATTCAAGCTCAGGCTGATCCAAGCCATACTATAAGCAGTGATGCTGCAGGAGTTGTTGTAAGAGGTCTGAAGGAGGACGCCCAGATGACATCACTATCTGAGAGAACACGAACGAACACGTATGAAGCTACTGTGACTTCATCATCAGGTGGGTCTGGTTGTAGCTTTGGAAGAACAGGACAGCAGAGTGCCATCAATCAGAGccacaaaagaaagggaagaGATGCAGAGGAATATGAAAGCCAGAGCGAG GAGGCTGACTATGAGTATGTCGAGGCAAACAAGCTAGCGCAGCGGTCTGCATTGCCACGAAGAAGCCGTTCTGCTGAAGTCCACAATCTCTCCGAGAGG AGAAGAAGGGACAGAATAAATGAAAAGATGAAGGCACTACAAGAGCTCATACCTCATTGCAACAAG CTACTTTATTCTCGGAACATCGGACATCGTCATGATGTAATCAAGTTTGTAATA ACAGACAAAGCATCGATGCTAGATGAGGCAATTGAGTACTTGAAGTCCCTTCAACTGCAAGTTCAG ATAATGTGGATGGGAAGTGGCATGGCACCAATGATGTTTCCTGCTGTCCAACAATGCATGTCACGCATCGGTATGGGAGTGGGTCATGCTTCTATGCCCTCTATGCATGGTCCAGTCCAATTGCCAAGAGTCCCATTTCTCAATCAGTCTATAGCCTCGGCTTCGACGGCACACCAGACACCGCTCTGCCTATCAACGGCCTTGAATGCATTGAACTTTCCAAATCAGATGCAGAATATCCATCTTCCTGGTTCGTATGCCCCATACCTTGGCTTCCATCACATGCAAGCATCCTCTCAG GAAATGAATTGTTGTACCTATGGATCTCACATGGTGCAGCAGAATCCGACAACAGCAGTGCCGAGCAGCAGCATCtttcctactgctggagaagttcCCGCTGAGAATAATCAAAATAACAAATCTG CGGGAAATCTGGTCAGATTGTGA